tgctaccgtggaagtgtggtgctattttgagcctttgttagtggtgtagaaatagcgatttctttttactttacccttgcTCCGATGACTAgggttataagctaattagcggtttgcgctaaaactggtcacactCAATTAGCATGacaacaaatcccagagaacggtcgactcggtacacatgtgttattaaagtgatggttcggagtaattcaccctagggtcctttgcaccatgacctcgagccaaacaccccccagaagcttttttcacctgggtctaacattgggagagttagcgtagagtagcgttatcagctgaatagcttagcgcaggggctaatggacccacgtttgtatctcgtaagttaccccactaataatgcccaaaatgataccaaacgtctacaagtagtacaaataggttatgctctcataaaattatggattggaaagtttgtaagtacaccagaagtttatgtaaataacacttgcctgctggcttctgctctctgctgttgttgttgctgctgtaagacgagtgcttagggccgtctacaaattacaacaccgaaaagagatgcaacaaaaatattttttaatttaacttttttttttaagtaagtgctgtagtataactagcaggagacaagtaataattgaggtaagtttggagacattaccttatttaatcattacattaataaatatttttgttgtatcttttCGGTTGTAGTAATTTGTGAAGacgccctaagcactcgtctaactgcgagtagcagcagcagcagcagcagcagcaacagagagctgaagagagcaggcaagtgttcataacttctggtgtacttacaaactttccaatccggTTTTTTGAGAGCATATCTATTtttactacttgtagacgtttagTATCTGAATTTTTGttgggtaacttacaagataacCGATGAGTCAACCTATTCTCTATGCTCAATATTCGACAAAAAGTTTCTGTTTAGAATTCATACTATCACTATAGGTTCATTTTGTGTCGGAGTTGTCCTTTAAGCTGAGGGGATATCCAGCTTTGGGTtataattctctgtaggttcaACGCCTCTCACGTTACACACTGTCAATCGATACATTGTTATCAATATAACTGAATACAATtactaaaaatatttttgtgtaATGAACACTAAAAGCTTACCTATGGTCCAGACTAGGGTGCCCTCCACAGGCGTGGTGGTCTCATCTATGTCGTTGCCATAGAGACAAAGCCCCGCCTCCAGCCGCAGACTGTCCCTGGCGCCCAGACCGGCCAGCTTCACCTCGCCGTTAGCCAGCAGCTTCTCCGTCAGCTCCACCACTCTGGACTGAGGGACGGAGAtctgggacacagagacagagacagattaTAGCGCTGGGTCTCCATCCACGGAGCTTTAATGGAAATGATGAACTGGAAACAGCTTTTTAACTCATCGGGGGGATAAAGTATTTTATAAGATATATTAGTATTAAACAGATGATGGATACAAGTAATGACATAGTTATTCTACTGTATTTTGTATATAATTACCTAATATGTTAGGAAGCCTATTTATCTACTTCAACATTTAAAGAAATTCAACTAATTAGCATCTTATTTTACAGACATCTAATGCCTTGCTCACACTACAGGAGTTTTAGGCCGATTTATGCCCAATTTAGTTTATTTACCCCTCCCGAGAATCTGAGAAAAAATCTTGCCGAGGACCTCGATTGGTTCCAATGTTCGGCGCCGATTATCTGGTAATGGGAGGCGTTCACAGATCTAGATTATATCAAGGATTATAATCGGGCGTGAAACGACTATGATTACGTCAGTACTTCCACAATAGCCAATGAGAGACAGGTCTGCAAGGAGACGGAAGTGACggaaacttttgaaaatgtccgCGAAAGCAGCTGTAGTACGGGTCCGGTGGACAACTGAGTTGGAAGAAAGGATGGTGGTGATGTGGCAACAGCACGAGTGCCTGTTTAATGTATCATCAAAAGAGTATCATAATCGGAATGATAAAGAGAAGAGCTGGGGAGAGATCGCGTCAATGATCATCTGCTACATTCAGGTCTAACAAAAGATGCATTGCACATAGTTTGTTTGAATAATATTATCGTCCACGctcgttttattttcttttgttttttattggtaCAAAGAATAAGTATTACTACAGCAAGCTGCCGTGACACAGTATccattttgtttacatgcgCTTCCCCGTGAGATCGCGTCACGTGAGGTGCTAAATCTGGCAAGATAATCTTAAGAATatcttgtagtgtgtgatgccccactattttcaaatcttgtagtgtgagcatgtttaagatttgagggaagaaaatctgcaaagattCTCCTCAAGTGTGTGCTGCAACCAGATTTCAAAATCGGTTAGGATTTTAAAACTCCTGTAGTGTGAGCCAGGCTTAAATgtactgggaagaaaaacacagagtgaGTCAAGTGAGTCTTAGCATTAAGAGAAAGATGAGTTTATGCAAGCCTGATAAAGAGAAGAAAACTCTGTAGATGAGTACATTCCCTCTGTAGATGAGTGTTTAACAGTGTTAACAAGCAAAATATCACCATGTTGAATGAGAAACAACTAAATGGAGCTGAACGCGGTACTGTGACTTGAGGTCTGTGTGTTAAAGGACATTGCGCATCAAATGCAGGGGCGTTTAAATCGGGAGTCAACTATCAGATACAAAGAAACACTCACTTTTGTTTTCAGAGAAATAAAGTGATTTCTTTTATGAGAACAATGGCACCCAGGAGAAGCAAAAGATGTGCATACACAAcacatatttattgtttattagcCAGTGGCTGTGCTCTTTGGATGGTAATGTCTGTCTATTGGTCCGTCAGTGTGTCTTTGGTCCCTCTGTttagtccagactgaaatattgtATGGATTGCTGTCGAATTTTGCACAGATCCTTATGGTGGTGGTATCCAAACGGATGAATcccactgactttggtgatgccCTAACTTTTCCTCTAGTTCCCCCATGAGGATCACATCTGTGATCCTGAGAGATACAACTCAGAGAGAAATTCAGTAGACACCTTCATGGGGGGGAAAATCTACAAATGTGAGAAAGtagcaaagcagagaaagagagatgctGACCTCCACACCGTCCTCTCCAGTGTATCCACAGCGAGTGACCCTGCAGCCAGGAATACCAAACACAGTGGCCAAGGTGGAGGTCATAAATGTCAGCTTACTGAGGTCCTCTTTCAGCCCCTCCTGGAGCACCTGAGACATGGATGGACCTGACAACACACAACTCAACTGATAAACTATCTACATAAACTACGACACGGAGAAGAGATTCagtgaggaggaaaaaaaaaaaaaaaactgatataaTGAAACATACACTGGGGAAAGAGAGAAATGAAATAGAAGAGAGATCAAGATAGAGGGAGGAAAACAAGATGAAAGGCAGACGAATGATGGGCTGACACGAAAAATAGAGGGTGGAAAACAAAGTAAGGAAGAATATTTTACCTTGCAGAGCAATCAGCGCTTCATCAAGAAACTCCAGATCCACATCAAAACCTGCAGCTTTGAACTCTGCCAGTCTGGCCTAAtaggcaaaacacacacacacacacacacacacacacacacacacacacacacacacacacacacacacacacacacacacacacacacacacacacacacacacacacacacacacacacacacacacacacacacacacacacacacacacacacacgtcagacACTCTATAGAGTCTACCACACGCCAGACCTGTCTGACTACACTCACTCTCGGTCTGCATTTACCTTCATATGAGCCGAGTCCTTGTCGGCGCAGCCAGCGTTGGAGACTACGTAGAGGTAGCCCTGGTCTGTCTTTGTCACAATGAGGTCATCAATaatccctccttcctcagtGGTGAAGAGGGACAATGTACCCTGGTGAGGGTggggagacaaaaacataagTGGGTGAACATGTTACCTAATGCAATGGGTCGTTGACAATAAATGTGTCTTAGATGATCCAATCATTGGGCTCATTATTTCTGTAAATTGAtcagtatttattttaaataaacaaaaatgggtggggggaggggacaACTAAAGTCTTTTTGTAGCAGAAAAACTTTGGATTCCTTTTCACCTGGATTTTATCCAAAATCGGTTTAACCAAACTACCCCTTTTTTAAAAACTCTAGATATTTGTTGGTGAAAATCTGAAATGATTCAAAAGTGGACAACTCTTAATACAGGCGTGAATGTATCTCAAATCCATccagcctggttgacaccagacccttctcagttgtaacagagtgggtctgggcaagcttcattcacaaCCTATTTCCacaggggcgtcaccaacggaacgccgctcaaatgcctctgggcgcaattggatagtccttcaaccaatcagaccaacaatcCGGGTGATGTAGCAGCTACAGCGGTCTCaatgggttgctgcgcttcggtggccgttatgttgaatgtaaacaaaaagctgcgctatcgtcatcgtgtaaagcctgcctcaacgattgtgattggtgcctcgatttggaaaaattggaaatgggcttgaatgggctgttggccagactgacttgcagagcaaatctcaaatttgccgaaagttcgtcagggttttcccaggctaccaCAGTGGGTCAGTCTACCACAATTCTAAACTATGTCCCATTTCAGAGGCTTTGGCCACGGTGCCTTTTGAGAACGGTCTATTAAGGAGTCACAAGTGACGAGACAAAACTGCTGTCAGTCAGTAAGAAGTCGCATTTCTCCGCTGCATTTGTTTGGGGTTTAGAGTAAGACAAGTCTTTTTGTCCATTTATGATGTTTTGTCTTGAAATGTAGACTTAGATGGAGGTGGGCCCTGAAATGCCACAAAACATTGATGCTTTCTTTTAACACAGTCAGTGTTACAGAATCATTTCTTATaacttgtactttattttccTTTAACGCTGCTATAATTAGCCGACTCTGCAGTTCCTCTCAGCTGAAAGGTGGATTTTTGGTATGCGGGTCCACgacttttctgttttgtttcactCTCACTGCTTTCATCAGCTTTGTTTCAAGATGtaacaggcagctgttttcagcccccccaaaaaaacgcaaaaaaaataaaaaacactgtacactacctgctcagcaccaaacagcaaatAGACACAGTTAGCGACTAACAGGTTAACATAGTGGAGCATGTAGACGCTAGAGAGCCATATATTTcgctcaggagttggtggagagcaaaaaagagcaaaaaatcAAGTACTGGACcgacattcatcaggtggccataaacactccaaatgaatgctcaTGTATCTGCTGAATGGTTAAATACCCAACTGTTAGCTAACAAGTACCCCGTGTCAACTTAAAAGATTATGTTATGTCTATGTAAGTGGACAAACAAAATAGTTGTTGCAGGATGGACAAGAAACAATTCTTCATCTCACCTGGTTGTCCTTGAGTTCTGCAATATCTGCGACTACTAGAGACTCCATGAACTTCACCCTGTCTTTGCCGTGGACTTTGGTCtgacaacaaaaaaatgcaaaggGTATATTTAAACACAGCAACGGCAATTTGTTTTCTGGTGGGTTGGTTGGTGGATCAAAACAAATCTAACTGacaaagtgctgttttttttttttactatgatGATTTGTGTCTATGAACCTGATATGTGagtttgtatacagtatatgtgtatttgtttaCCTGTGTTCAggagtgtactgtatgtatttgtgtgtgcgtcCGTTTACGCTCGTCTCACCTGCAGCATGTGGCTGACATCGAAGATGGAGCAGTGCTCtctggtgtgcatgtgtgaggcGATGTGACTGTCTTTGTACTGGACAGGCATACTCCAGCCTGCGAACCCCACCATCTTTCCCCCCTGCTCCCTGTGGAAGTCAAACAGCGGAGTCTTCTTCAAGTCAGCCTggagggggatgggggggggagaaaaaaaaagaaacacagggAATACAGCGAGTGAATTTTgatatattaattataattcTAAATGGTTGAAATGATGTATCTTAAAAAGGTGCTGCAATTAGGATTTTTGAATATCTATACAATGTTTAATGGTCAGTGATGTTTGTACAAATACTTAAATATTTGATTGTTACCCTATATGGTATTTTTAAATCCAACCACTGTAACATATTGCAAGATGCTTATACTTGTCAAATGGTAGAACGATAGGTCAGTCCTTTCTACGCTGCCGTGTTCTGTTCTTTCTGCCCTGCTTTCTGACCTTTGAACCAGCCAGCGAAGGGGGTTATTATCAGTGCAGCAAGCAGAATTGCATTATGGGGCAGAGTGTGTCGGCACTTTACATAAcactttattgttttgttgtaaAACTGTTCAAGTCCAAAGTCAGATATTAATTTTAATGAACAAAGCAGAGGTGGTTATTACagttgtaaacacacacacacacacacacacacacacacacacacatccacttaATGAACTACAACAGATTACAGAAATGTAGTCTATTTACCCCTTTTGCTTTGTCCAACACTCCTGACATATTATGTTTGACTGATCATTTAGAAAAAGGATACACAAATATAACTTTATCTTCGCAGCAGAAAATTACAGAGATGTTGGTCATGCTGCTGATCATTTTATTCATAATCTCCTCAGTGAGAGCAGCAAGGAAATTAATGAATACATTGCTGAatgattgaatgaatgaatctgGGTAATTCAAAGCCCCACACTGAGATAGCAGAGCTAATGCTGTCAGACAGTACTGTGGAGTCAGTCACTCGTGGTTTTAATATAATCACGTTGTGCAGCTCAGCTCAGTGAAGCaggcagagggagggagggagggagacagtcTGCTGGGACAGATGTACATTATGTCTGCAtgaactgactgctgctgtGACAGTGACACACTTCGATGTCATTATTGTAATATGAAGTAACACTAAAAGAGCCAGGGATTTATTCTGAGGTTTTCTGGGGTGACTTTCAAATGATAGCCAAAATAGCTCCAACATTGACACCACAAACACTCACTGTATACTGAAAatcttgattttgtttttgcaaCCTAAAGTTTAAATATTGAATCCAGGACATTAGAAATTTGGCAAAAAGCATATTACTAACACATTATATGTCTAAAATCTGTACTGAACAGCAGAGGGCCACAGCTACTGTAAAATAATCAGTATTGGAATATTGTACTGATAACATGAGAGATGCACAACTTAAAAGGTAAGATCGTGAATGATTCAACACTTTGTAGCCTACCGCATGTCATCATCGcgtcaaaaaaaaaacggaTTAAGCTGCTTTAACCAAAGAAATGCACGAGCACTTTGGATAAGTTTCAGCGACAGAAGTGTACCGTGCAGCGACACTTCACGGTCCACTTACCTCTGCACTTGAAGCCTGTCTCTTCCCTGCACATCCAGCTCCAACGACCCGCAGAAAACCGTCCCTGGAAGTCCGCAGCCCGAGCCCCGAACCCCCGACACCAACCAGCAAGCGAGCCCACATCGTGCCACCTGAATCCCAgctaaactctctctctctcactctctctcacacacacacacacacgcccgaCGGGTAACACTTCCGCTGTGTTGCTAAACTACGGAGCACACCCTGGAATTCCTGCTCTTctagcaaaaaaaacacataaagcgGCAGCGATTGGAGGGAGGCGCTAAGACTTGTGGGAGATGTAGTTGATGAGTCTGTTTGCCCTGCAGGAGTGCACTGtttgtagcctagaaatctagacgcaccctagtggcagcaaatttattttgcagccagggtcagtctagggctaggcactctccgttggcttgcgagctggaaaaaccaaatcttggtcaggccaatcacatcgtgtatagagtcggtgggcggggcttatggctgctgctgctgggaacagcggtcttctggaagacttggagttaagcttttctttgagaaaagaacaaagaacgtcacagaaatcattcttaaaaaggaagatgtgttcggagttttgccgaccggatacggcaaaagtttaatctatcaactagcttcgctaccttcttcgttgctctgcctggttacgtgcagagggaatttgaaagacaacagtttatcccgcccctcggattgagctccgtaaatggtgagttcccagacccaacatcttgatgtgggtctggcttgtcaggctacactGTTTGATGATTCGTGCCTCATCTTATCAAACAAAGATAAGATATGCAATTGTTCTGAAGAGGATGTGATGTGATGCCATGACAGATGCAAGAGCAGGCTATCTCAGTTACACCCCATCCTACTGTTTTCTCCTTTTGAGGGAAGTGGCTGTCAGTGGGTCAACAGCAGGGGCAAAACAACTGTGAACtagcaaattaataaaaattctcttactgtctctttctccctcttttttttatctcaataGCTAATTTACAACATAAAAAGCACATATTATGCACACAGACTGGTTTTGCACCATTTGCACAATTGAGAAGTGACAGGAAACCTCATGGAGGGTGTTACATGGCCCATGCCTTAAATTGCTGAGCCAACAGGATCCTCACACACACTATATGTATGGACTTTAAAAAGCAAAGTTACTTTTGATGCATTTCAGCTGCCTCTTCATGCTGTACTGTGAATAGAGAAGAACAGTTTGCTTTACCAGCATTCATGTATCATATTAAAGCAGGTAGTATCAGACCAAATTGCTCTATTCTTATTAATCCCGCGAAAATCAAGACATTTAATGTCATCTGTTCACCTGACTGTGTACCCAATATTTGTCCAtgtgagtatttgtgtgtgtgtttatcccTATGTACCCCATCATGCCCTCCACCCAGATCATTGAGTCATCCTTTGGCCTGTGAAACTAATAATACCCCATGCCTCTGCAGCTATTTTCGGCCATGAGGGCCTGCAGGGTTGggcgtgtgtgtgagcatgtttgGAGGGGGGTAATAGGGCTGAGAagacttgctctctctctctctccatgtctATAGCTTCCTCTACCTCTCTCGCAGGGCAGCGAGGGTGGGCTAAatcagaacacagacacacacaaacatactttGTAGGAGTGGGTGGCCTACAGTTGCTCAGTGACACACACCAGCAGGACCCTGAGGCAAAACCTGGAGGTTCCCTTTTGCTTTCATACATCAAGGATTTTACTGGCAACACTTACTCGTTTGTTGGGATTTCATCTGAGTTTCAGTTGGATTACTTTAGTCATTGTGTGGCTCCTGGATAACCTGTGTGGATATTAAATGTATCTCATTGCTGCTCCTGTGGGTGCCGTTTTGGTAATCGGGTGTCTGAGTGTGAGGAGACTGGGTGAACAAGAAGAGCGACAGATTGAcaagaacaaacaagcaaacacacataaaacccAACACAGCTGTTGTTCCTGGTGACAGACGGTAAGTGGGAAGAGAAGAACAGTATTCTCTACAcctaattttatacaataaaaCAGTCCTGATTTGGTTGCACTTGATTTTGTCTTGAGTAGAGTAAGGTAGCCTGTAAATCAGGTAGTCATCCATTCAATCATTCTGTTAGTCATTAGACAGGAGCCTGTTCTGTCCTTTGG
This genomic interval from Perca fluviatilis chromosome 5, GENO_Pfluv_1.0, whole genome shotgun sequence contains the following:
- the amt gene encoding aminomethyltransferase, mitochondrial; this encodes MWARLLVGVGGSGLGLRTSRDGFLRVVGAGCAGKRQASSAEADLKKTPLFDFHREQGGKMVGFAGWSMPVQYKDSHIASHMHTREHCSIFDVSHMLQTKVHGKDRVKFMESLVVADIAELKDNQGTLSLFTTEEGGIIDDLIVTKTDQGYLYVVSNAGCADKDSAHMKARLAEFKAAGFDVDLEFLDEALIALQGPSMSQVLQEGLKEDLSKLTFMTSTLATVFGIPGCRVTRCGYTGEDGVEISVPQSRVVELTEKLLANGEVKLAGLGARDSLRLEAGLCLYGNDIDETTTPVEGTLVWTIGKRRRQTKDFPGADIIVPQIKAKTAKKRVGLVSTGPPVRQHTPILCPDGKVIGEVTSGCPSPCLKKNVAMGYVDAAFAKHGTAIQVEVRKKAVPATVSKMPFVPTNYYFG